The Candidatus Omnitrophota bacterium DNA window CACCAATCGTTAATTTTGGAAGCCCCGGATGCTTTTTTTAAAAATTGGCTCGAGACAAATTATCTTAATCAAATACAACAAGCTTTAAAAGATACTGGCCAGGAAAATCTCGAAGTTATTTTTGAAGTGAACCCAAATCTTTTACAAAACAAAACTACTAAAATTTTTAAGACCATCCAAAAAAATTTCCGCGAAGAACCGCAAGACTCTTTGCGCTTGAACCCGCGTTTTACTTTTGATAGTTTTATTATCGGGTCTTCAAACCGCATGGCCCATGCAGCTTCATTGGCGGTCGCCAATGCCCCTGGGAAATCCTACAACCCTCTTTTTATTTACGGAGGAGTCGGTTTAGGAAAAACCCACACAATGCAAGCTATCGCCCAGCACATTCTTTTATCGAAACAGGGGAAAAAGGTTAAATACACTTCTTCGGAAAAATTCACCAATGAACTTATTTTTTCTATTCGTAGTAGAGCCACAGAAAAATTCCGCCATAAGTATCGAGAGATCGATGTCTTACTAATTGACGATATTCAATTCTTGGCCGGGAAAGAAGCCGCCCAAGAAGAGTTTTTCCACACCTTTAATGTTTTATACGACTACCACAAACAAATCATCGTTTCCTCAGATAAACCACCCAAAGAAATACCCCGCCTGGAAGAGCGTTTAGTTTCTCGGTTTAATTGGGGGTTGGTGGTGGATATCCAACCACCAGACTTTGAGACTAGGGTGGCGATTTTAGAAAAAAAACTAGAAAAAGACCCAATAAAAATCGACCCTGATGTTATTCACTTCATCGCTCAAAATATTACCTCAAATATAAGAGAATTGGAAGGGGCTTTGGTAAGAATTATTGCCTACTCTTTAATTGAAAATAAACCGATAAATCTTGAGCTAGCAAAAGAAATCTTAAAAGATATGGTAAAAGAAATCTACAAACAAATAACCCCAAAAACAATTATCCTTGCGGTTAGTGAATATTTTGACGCCTCACCGGAAGA harbors:
- the dnaA gene encoding chromosomal replication initiator protein DnaA encodes the protein MADTVWKTCKEHLKNTLGDTSFNTWIAPLGVKKITHQSLILEAPDAFFKNWLETNYLNQIQQALKDTGQENLEVIFEVNPNLLQNKTTKIFKTIQKNFREEPQDSLRLNPRFTFDSFIIGSSNRMAHAASLAVANAPGKSYNPLFIYGGVGLGKTHTMQAIAQHILLSKQGKKVKYTSSEKFTNELIFSIRSRATEKFRHKYREIDVLLIDDIQFLAGKEAAQEEFFHTFNVLYDYHKQIIVSSDKPPKEIPRLEERLVSRFNWGLVVDIQPPDFETRVAILEKKLEKDPIKIDPDVIHFIAQNITSNIRELEGALVRIIAYSLIENKPINLELAKEILKDMVKEIYKQITPKTIILAVSEYFDASPEDLKRGKRNKTIVRPRQIAMYLIRELTELSLPEIGSVFGSKHHTTVLYACRKVKEDIKKDKKLKLTINTLTQEIKSI